One part of the bacterium genome encodes these proteins:
- a CDS encoding FAD-dependent oxidoreductase gives MAGLSETVMLLGGGTASAAAASNLRHLGFDGRVILVSDEDVPPYERPPLSKEVLAGSMASDDTTIREEGWYRDNDVELVLGTRATSVDVDASAIETDRAGTIPYDHLLIATGGRARRLPGFEGERILHLRTRDDSEELASRIRDGDQAVVLGGGFIGCEVAATARWLGVEVTIIEMEDQCLRAPLGDRYGRVMTEIHRDAGCTLRLGERVKSVVKTPGGLAVTTDRGKLECEWMLVAAGMVPNTEPVHGTPIEVDGGILVDRRCRTRVPGVYAAGDVAATEQHAGGHLRVEHHDNAMRQGAVVARNILGESATDDTPHWFWSDQYDLTVQSLGHFDPYAHHVIRGSVAERSFSAFQLSGGADGDKIEAVLTIGRPRDVFAARKLMRAGTAVTAAQIEDLSTDLRRIGRPRRRR, from the coding sequence ATGGCAGGTCTCTCCGAGACCGTCATGCTCCTGGGCGGCGGCACGGCCTCGGCCGCGGCTGCGTCAAACCTGAGACATCTGGGGTTCGACGGGCGCGTGATCCTGGTGTCCGACGAGGACGTACCGCCCTACGAGCGTCCCCCGCTGTCGAAGGAGGTGCTTGCCGGGTCGATGGCATCGGACGACACCACTATCCGCGAGGAGGGCTGGTACCGGGACAACGATGTAGAACTGGTCCTCGGCACCAGGGCGACGTCGGTCGACGTAGACGCTTCCGCCATCGAGACGGACCGGGCCGGAACGATCCCTTACGACCATCTCCTGATCGCCACCGGCGGCCGGGCCCGCCGGCTGCCCGGCTTCGAAGGCGAGCGGATCCTGCACCTGCGCACCCGGGACGACTCGGAGGAACTGGCCAGTCGGATCCGTGACGGCGACCAGGCCGTGGTGCTCGGTGGCGGTTTCATCGGTTGCGAGGTGGCGGCGACCGCCCGCTGGCTGGGGGTGGAGGTCACCATCATCGAGATGGAGGATCAGTGCCTTCGTGCTCCGCTGGGAGACCGGTACGGCCGAGTCATGACCGAGATCCACAGGGATGCGGGCTGCACCCTGCGTCTCGGAGAGCGGGTCAAAAGCGTCGTGAAGACCCCGGGCGGCCTGGCTGTCACGACCGACCGGGGCAAACTCGAGTGCGAGTGGATGCTGGTGGCAGCGGGGATGGTCCCCAACACCGAACCCGTCCACGGCACCCCGATCGAGGTTGACGGGGGGATCCTCGTCGACCGGCGCTGCCGGACGCGGGTTCCAGGGGTGTACGCGGCCGGAGACGTGGCCGCCACGGAGCAGCACGCCGGGGGACACCTGCGTGTCGAGCACCATGACAACGCCATGAGGCAAGGCGCGGTGGTGGCCCGCAACATCCTTGGGGAGTCTGCGACAGACGACACCCCGCACTGGTTCTGGTCGGACCAGTACGACCTCACGGTCCAGTCGCTCGGACACTTCGACCCCTATGCACACCATGTCATCCGGGGTTCGGTCGCGGAGAGGTCCTTTTCGGCCTTCCAGCTATCCGGCGGGGCGGACGGGGATAAGATCGAAGCAGTGCTGACCATCGGACGACCCCGCGACGTGTTCGCCGCCCGCAAGCTCATGAGGGCGGGCACGGCGGTCACGGCCGCCCAGATCGAGGACCTGTCCACCGACCTACGCCGGATAGGCAGGCCGAGGAGGAGGCGATGA
- a CDS encoding Rieske 2Fe-2S domain-containing protein has protein sequence MSDAPRWLEVMDLDDLWEGDIEGVEAGGTKVVLVNVDGEVRAYRDRCPHQAWPLHDGDLDGNVLTCINHLWEFDALTGEGINPADSALFSIPCKVEGGVICVAPPG, from the coding sequence ATGAGCGACGCACCCCGGTGGCTCGAGGTCATGGACCTCGATGACCTATGGGAAGGCGATATCGAAGGGGTCGAGGCAGGGGGCACGAAGGTCGTGCTTGTCAACGTCGACGGGGAGGTACGCGCCTACCGGGACCGCTGTCCCCACCAGGCATGGCCCCTCCACGACGGAGACCTGGACGGCAACGTCCTGACGTGCATCAACCACCTGTGGGAGTTCGACGCCCTCACCGGCGAGGGAATCAACCCCGCTGACTCGGCCCTCTTCTCCATCCCCTGCAAGGTGGAGGGAGGCGTCATCTGTGTAGCGCCGCCCGGCTGA
- a CDS encoding metal-sulfur cluster assembly factor codes for MDAPTGIETQIIESLRKVIDPDLGVNIVDLGFVRKVEVDGQQASLDVTLTNPFCPLTTVIEDQMRIELVGRGVLEDFDVSWVFDPPWCPDQVSEEGRKQLRSIGFASM; via the coding sequence ATGGACGCCCCAACCGGCATCGAGACCCAGATCATCGAATCGCTGCGCAAGGTCATCGACCCCGACCTCGGCGTCAACATCGTCGATCTCGGTTTCGTGCGCAAGGTCGAGGTCGACGGTCAGCAGGCTTCACTGGACGTGACGCTGACCAACCCGTTCTGCCCGCTTACAACGGTCATCGAAGACCAGATGAGGATCGAACTGGTCGGCCGGGGCGTGCTCGAGGACTTCGATGTCAGCTGGGTGTTTGACCCGCCTTGGTGTCCCGACCAGGTTTCGGAAGAAGGACGGAAGCAACTCAGGTCGATCGGGTTCGCATCGATGTGA